The genomic window TCCGGGGATCTTCCACCCCAAATTCCTCATAGGGCGCCTCTGCCCCATTGGTCACAGGCAAGAGAAACGGTTGCGGCCTGACAGTGAAGTGAAAACCGTCATCACTTTCGGCTATGCCAATAATAGAGCGTCCATTGCGCAGATGAGAGCGGAAGAGCATGAGATATCGATCATCATACTTCACCACCCCCGCATTGTGAACTGTCTCCACAGTATACGGCACATCGTGCTTGCTGAGAATAGGATTATGTTCGTACCGCCTGATTACGGCTGAATTCGAGCCGC from Deltaproteobacteria bacterium includes these protein-coding regions:
- a CDS encoding glycosidase; the encoded protein is MSGSNSAVIRRYEHNPILSKHDVPYTVETVHNAGVVKYDDRYLMLFRSHLRNGRSIIGIAESDDGFHFTVRPQPFLLPVTNGAEAPYEEFGVEDPR